The following coding sequences lie in one Desulfitibacter sp. BRH_c19 genomic window:
- a CDS encoding radical SAM protein: MQNNLSNEEFQSPDYVQTSLAASITLGFKDGLFYRDAKLKGLNLLVTYNNKCIANCSYCGLSKDRDLNNKKKTFIRVSWPTYSLEEIINAMKTRKSPIQRVCVGMITHPRAVKDSIKIIQNIKKETGLLISTLITPTVLKDNDLLELKIAGADMCGIAIDCATELLFEKRRGKSVSGPHRWAKYWSTIEKAVTVFGKYKVGIHLVVGLGESEFEMTSIIQKAHNLGVLTHLFSFYPEHGSQMQEYPQPSYGTYRRIQMARYLINNNIASIDQMHFNSKQQITDFGQNIEKYLENGEIFMTSGCAGTDGKVACNRPYGNERPSQPIRNFPFLPNKDDLNLIKKQLWHDLISEENL, encoded by the coding sequence ATGCAAAATAATTTATCAAATGAGGAATTTCAGAGCCCAGACTATGTTCAAACAAGTTTAGCTGCAAGCATAACATTAGGTTTTAAGGATGGATTATTCTATAGAGATGCAAAGTTAAAAGGTTTAAACTTGCTTGTTACCTATAATAATAAATGTATAGCTAACTGTAGTTATTGTGGATTATCTAAGGACAGAGACTTAAACAACAAAAAAAAGACATTCATTCGTGTCTCATGGCCAACTTACTCTCTAGAAGAGATTATTAATGCAATGAAGACTCGTAAAAGTCCCATTCAACGTGTTTGTGTTGGTATGATAACACATCCTAGGGCAGTTAAAGATTCTATAAAAATAATACAAAATATCAAAAAGGAAACAGGGTTACTAATCAGCACCTTAATTACACCTACGGTTTTAAAAGACAACGATTTATTGGAGTTAAAAATAGCTGGTGCAGATATGTGTGGAATAGCAATTGACTGCGCTACGGAATTGTTATTTGAAAAACGCAGGGGAAAATCTGTATCAGGTCCTCATCGTTGGGCCAAGTATTGGAGTACAATTGAAAAGGCAGTAACAGTTTTTGGCAAATACAAGGTGGGAATTCATCTGGTTGTAGGGTTAGGCGAAAGTGAGTTTGAAATGACCTCCATTATTCAAAAAGCACATAATTTAGGAGTTCTCACTCATTTATTTAGCTTTTATCCAGAACATGGAAGTCAAATGCAAGAGTATCCCCAACCATCCTATGGAACTTATCGAAGAATTCAGATGGCTAGGTACTTGATTAACAATAACATAGCCAGTATTGATCAAATGCACTTTAATTCAAAACAGCAGATAACTGATTTTGGTCAAAACATTGAAAAATATTTAGAAAATGGTGAGATATTTATGACATCTGGATGTGCTGGTACTGATGGGAAGGTTGCATGTAACCGTCCATATGGAAATGAACGTCCTTCTCAACCAATTAGGAATTTTCCATTTTTACCTAATAAGGATGATCTAAATTTAATAAAAAAACAGCTTTGGCATGACCTTATTAGTGAGGAAAATTTATGA